A window of Phycobacter azelaicus contains these coding sequences:
- the yaaA gene encoding peroxide stress protein YaaA, with protein MLVVVSPAKKLDWAERDMEMTTPAFQQDAVRLNSTARELSVAELMKLMHISEDLAKLNYDRFRSFEEAPEADALRPAALAFAGDTYQGLEAASLDVEEMAWAQDHFRILSGLYGVLRPMDGMQPYRLEMGSRLKNERGKNLYEYWGSQIAEALNAQAEVTGSDILVNCASQEYFGAVDLKALKPKVITPVFMEMKNGTPKVVSFYAKRARGAMARYIIQHRLDDVAGLQEFDTGGYAYQPELSEPDKPVFLRGA; from the coding sequence ATGCTGGTAGTGGTTTCCCCTGCGAAAAAACTGGACTGGGCCGAGCGCGATATGGAGATGACGACACCGGCTTTCCAACAGGATGCCGTGCGCCTCAACAGTACTGCGCGGGAATTGTCAGTAGCCGAACTGATGAAGCTGATGCACATCAGCGAGGATCTGGCCAAGCTGAACTACGACCGGTTCCGCAGTTTTGAGGAAGCACCCGAAGCAGACGCCTTGCGCCCTGCGGCCCTCGCCTTTGCTGGGGATACCTATCAGGGGCTTGAAGCAGCCTCGCTGGATGTTGAGGAAATGGCTTGGGCGCAGGATCATTTTCGTATCCTGTCTGGCCTTTACGGCGTGCTGCGCCCTATGGACGGAATGCAGCCCTATCGGCTGGAGATGGGCTCGCGGCTGAAGAACGAACGCGGCAAGAACCTTTATGAATACTGGGGTAGCCAGATCGCCGAGGCGCTGAACGCTCAGGCCGAAGTCACCGGCAGCGATATCCTTGTGAATTGCGCCAGCCAGGAATATTTTGGCGCCGTGGATCTGAAGGCCCTGAAACCAAAGGTCATCACGCCCGTCTTTATGGAAATGAAGAACGGCACGCCCAAGGTTGTCAGCTTCTATGCAAAACGCGCCCGTGGCGCGATGGCACGCTACATCATCCAGCACCGACTCGATGATGTGGCCGGGTTGCAAGAGTTTGATACAGGGGGGTATGCCTATCAGCCGGAGCTGTCTGAGCCGGACAAGCCGGTCTTTCTGCGGGGTGCCTGA
- a CDS encoding alpha-2-macroglobulin family protein, which produces MAHAQAAPDRVLPQVRYQSFADTDYYGSDLQALFDTDLRSCVRACSANRDCAGFSFNSKANACFPKSGMKEATPYQGAISAVKIPLPAALEVAARKRMEAAHFLRAQDFEAALRQATEIGLRYPSYGASLDEMIRSGRMQARSGNAQNAIGWLSSAVAITDDPMLWGEISTLWLRFAERGNQDNRSRREAALSAALNAYLRADVLPLQADALQRAARALERLGRGRDMLPTLRLAQDLAPRPETAALLDEAIGKYGFRVTDSSVESDSASPRICMEFSEELQRSGVDYGDYVKGMDAGLAVVATGRQLCLDGVEHGKRYRIALRRGLPAASGEALIREVEVTHYVRDRAPAVRFPGRAYVLAKSDQVALPVETVNLRDIDLQLRRVSDRNLLRTLQEGYFGRPLSHWQDEYFSSDIAEEVWAGTARVQNELNRDVTTGLPLAEVLADRPVGVYALSARIPGADPYDDPGATQWFVLTDLGLSTMSGADGLHVQVQGLTDAKPRAGVEVTLISNANAVLATTETDATGYARFAPGLSRGRGAAAPAMVMAKQGDVDFSFLSLKDAAFDLSDRGVEGRPAPGPVDVFLTTDRGAYRAGEVVHVTALTRDSRAQAIEGLPLIAILHRPDGVEYSRHVLTAGEAGGYALSLPIGQSAPRGTWRLDLKSDPKGPALATRQILVEDFLPERIDFDQSVSNADALIPGEAAQLEISARYLFGAPGSGLTIDGDLRLSASDTVEGWPGYRFGRYDAQANPQRSYFGGEKTDAAGAASLVVSLPSAVAEGKPMQAMVVTRLMDGAARPVERELTIPVRPATPVIGIRPLFEGVVGEGSEAGFEVISLGPDLLPKPMHVKWTLNRVETRYQWYQLYGNWNWEPTTRRTRVATGEATLGTAPLQLSEPVQWGRYELVIERLDGTPVSAALDFYAGWYAPADSAATPDRLELSLDAGSYQPGDTARLRIVPRAAGTALISVVSNRLIERMAVEVPAGETTIPLSVTEEWGSGAYVTATVLQPVTGKASRTPARALGLAHAKVTQPGQELKVAIDVPAVARPRGTQIARVSVDGAAAGEEVWLTVAAVDLGILNLTGFQSPDPSGHYHGQRRLGMELRDLYGRLIDPGNGAMGQVRSGGDADNGMRMQSPPPTQDLVAVFSGPLQVGEDGTAMFPVDLPAFNGTVRFMAVAWSKRAVGEAEADMLVRDPVVVTAAVPRFLAPGDQSRARIEIVHADGPAGEMALAARSVGTGISLGSLPTSVILAEQGKAVLELPVTALGAGDPEIELTLTTPAGLPLTQRLRLPVRANDPAVAQTRRFRLAAGDSFQFSEDVFAGLRPGTARAVLSSGPLARLDVPGLLAQLDRYPYGCTEQVTSTAMPLLYLSSVAEAAGLGNGPAVNARIDAAIRKVLTRQASNGAFGLWRAESGDFWLDAYASDFLSRARAQGHDVPDQAFAQAMDNLRNRINYAPDFDEGGEDIAYALLVLAREGAAAMGDLRYYADVKSGDFATPLAAAQLGAALAAYGDQRRADRMFARAAQMLGRSGTEAPVWRADYGTNRRDAAAVLALASEAGSAAVSRDYLLARMTEDGSTMSTQEAAWTLLAAQALVSTPEHSGLLVNGQTVSGPFVEVLEGGSGADPKSIAAASGRDVEITLTTMGVPEVAPDAAGYGYTLTRSYYTMDGAPIETLSFETGARFVTVLTVTPHEGTGARLMVNDPLSAGVEIDNPNLLRSGDLRDLDWLNLSEATHAEFRSDRFLAAVDIGGSSTVTLAYVARAVTPGSFHHPAASVEDMYRPAYRAHTAAGRVEVR; this is translated from the coding sequence ATGGCTCATGCGCAGGCTGCACCGGATCGGGTCCTGCCGCAGGTTCGCTACCAGTCGTTTGCGGACACCGACTACTATGGCTCTGATCTGCAAGCCCTTTTCGATACAGATCTCAGGTCTTGTGTCAGGGCCTGCAGTGCCAACCGCGATTGCGCCGGATTTTCCTTTAACAGCAAGGCAAATGCGTGTTTTCCGAAATCAGGGATGAAAGAGGCGACGCCCTACCAAGGCGCGATCTCTGCCGTCAAAATCCCGCTTCCAGCGGCCCTGGAAGTCGCGGCCCGCAAGCGTATGGAAGCAGCGCATTTCCTACGGGCGCAGGACTTTGAAGCAGCCCTTCGGCAGGCCACTGAAATTGGCCTGCGTTATCCGTCCTATGGTGCCAGCCTGGATGAGATGATCCGTTCTGGCCGGATGCAAGCGCGCAGTGGCAACGCACAGAACGCCATTGGCTGGCTCAGTTCAGCAGTTGCGATCACCGACGATCCGATGCTGTGGGGCGAGATTTCCACGCTTTGGCTACGATTCGCAGAGCGTGGTAATCAGGACAACAGATCCCGGCGCGAGGCGGCGTTGTCCGCTGCGCTGAACGCGTATCTGCGGGCCGACGTCTTGCCGCTTCAGGCAGATGCGCTGCAGCGCGCCGCCCGCGCCCTAGAGCGCCTGGGCCGTGGTCGTGACATGCTGCCAACCCTGCGTCTTGCCCAGGATCTTGCGCCGCGCCCTGAAACGGCTGCACTGTTGGACGAGGCGATTGGAAAATACGGTTTTCGCGTCACCGACAGCTCCGTGGAAAGTGATAGCGCCAGCCCCCGTATCTGCATGGAGTTCTCCGAGGAGCTGCAGCGCAGCGGTGTAGACTATGGCGATTACGTGAAAGGTATGGATGCAGGGCTCGCGGTTGTAGCGACCGGCCGCCAGCTGTGCCTTGATGGAGTGGAGCACGGCAAGCGGTATCGCATTGCTTTGCGACGCGGGCTGCCTGCCGCCAGCGGTGAAGCGCTGATCCGTGAGGTGGAAGTGACCCATTACGTGCGCGACCGTGCGCCAGCGGTGCGTTTTCCGGGCCGCGCCTATGTGCTTGCGAAATCTGATCAGGTCGCCTTGCCTGTTGAAACGGTCAATCTGCGCGACATTGACCTGCAACTACGGCGGGTCAGCGACCGCAACCTGCTGCGCACCCTGCAGGAAGGATATTTTGGCCGCCCTCTCTCCCACTGGCAGGATGAGTACTTTTCTTCTGACATTGCAGAGGAAGTCTGGGCCGGTACAGCGCGTGTTCAGAATGAACTCAACCGCGATGTGACTACAGGTTTGCCTCTGGCCGAGGTTTTGGCTGACCGACCGGTAGGGGTTTATGCATTGTCAGCCCGTATCCCGGGCGCTGACCCCTACGATGACCCCGGCGCGACTCAATGGTTCGTGCTGACCGATCTTGGTCTCAGTACCATGTCCGGCGCAGATGGGCTGCATGTCCAGGTGCAGGGTCTGACGGATGCCAAGCCCCGTGCAGGGGTCGAGGTGACGCTGATTTCCAACGCAAATGCCGTTCTGGCCACAACGGAGACAGACGCAACAGGCTACGCCCGCTTTGCCCCAGGACTGTCGCGTGGTCGCGGAGCTGCGGCGCCTGCCATGGTCATGGCGAAACAGGGAGATGTGGACTTTTCCTTTTTATCTCTGAAGGATGCAGCCTTTGATCTTTCGGATCGGGGTGTTGAAGGGCGGCCAGCGCCGGGGCCGGTGGATGTATTTCTGACCACGGATCGCGGCGCCTACCGGGCCGGGGAGGTGGTCCATGTGACCGCCCTGACACGTGACAGCCGTGCCCAGGCGATTGAAGGCCTTCCCCTTATTGCGATCCTGCACCGCCCGGATGGTGTGGAGTACAGCCGTCATGTCTTGACAGCGGGGGAGGCTGGAGGATATGCGCTATCCCTACCGATCGGTCAGTCAGCGCCACGTGGCACCTGGAGACTGGATCTCAAGAGCGATCCAAAAGGCCCTGCGCTGGCCACACGGCAGATCCTGGTGGAGGATTTCCTGCCCGAGCGTATCGATTTTGACCAAAGCGTTTCCAATGCCGATGCGTTGATACCCGGAGAGGCGGCGCAGCTAGAGATTTCCGCCCGCTATCTCTTCGGTGCGCCGGGCAGCGGTTTGACAATCGACGGCGATCTGCGCCTCAGCGCAAGCGACACGGTCGAGGGCTGGCCCGGATACCGCTTTGGCCGTTACGATGCGCAGGCCAATCCGCAGCGCTCGTACTTTGGCGGGGAAAAGACCGACGCGGCAGGAGCGGCCTCGCTTGTGGTGTCTCTGCCCTCTGCCGTCGCGGAGGGAAAGCCGATGCAGGCGATGGTCGTTACACGGCTGATGGATGGCGCCGCTCGCCCGGTTGAGCGTGAGCTGACGATTCCTGTCCGCCCCGCGACGCCGGTGATCGGTATCCGCCCCTTGTTTGAAGGTGTGGTCGGCGAGGGTAGCGAGGCCGGATTCGAGGTGATCTCCCTCGGCCCTGACCTTTTGCCAAAGCCGATGCATGTGAAATGGACCCTGAATCGGGTCGAGACGCGTTACCAGTGGTATCAGCTTTATGGCAACTGGAACTGGGAGCCAACCACCCGCCGCACTCGGGTTGCGACCGGAGAAGCGACACTCGGCACCGCGCCGCTGCAGCTGTCCGAACCCGTTCAGTGGGGGCGCTACGAGCTGGTGATTGAACGGCTGGATGGCACCCCTGTCTCTGCGGCTCTGGATTTCTATGCAGGATGGTATGCGCCCGCCGATAGCGCCGCCACGCCAGACCGTCTGGAGCTGTCGCTGGATGCGGGTAGCTATCAGCCCGGTGACACCGCGCGACTGCGTATCGTGCCGCGAGCGGCGGGAACCGCGCTGATCTCGGTAGTCTCCAATCGCCTGATCGAACGCATGGCGGTCGAGGTTCCCGCCGGTGAAACAACGATCCCTTTGAGCGTGACCGAGGAGTGGGGCAGCGGCGCCTATGTGACTGCGACCGTGCTGCAGCCTGTTACGGGCAAGGCCAGCCGTACACCCGCGCGCGCACTGGGGCTTGCGCATGCCAAGGTCACCCAGCCAGGCCAAGAGTTGAAGGTCGCAATCGATGTGCCCGCGGTGGCGCGCCCGCGTGGCACCCAGATAGCGCGGGTCAGCGTCGATGGCGCGGCCGCAGGTGAAGAAGTTTGGCTCACCGTAGCTGCCGTGGATCTGGGCATCCTCAATCTCACCGGCTTCCAAAGCCCCGATCCCTCAGGGCATTACCACGGACAGCGGCGGTTGGGGATGGAGCTGCGCGATCTTTATGGTCGTCTGATCGATCCCGGAAATGGCGCCATGGGGCAGGTGCGTTCGGGCGGGGATGCCGACAATGGAATGCGCATGCAGTCGCCGCCGCCGACGCAGGATCTGGTGGCGGTCTTCTCTGGCCCCTTGCAGGTCGGGGAGGACGGAACCGCCATGTTCCCCGTCGACCTGCCCGCCTTCAATGGCACGGTTCGCTTCATGGCAGTGGCTTGGTCGAAACGCGCCGTGGGGGAGGCCGAGGCAGATATGCTGGTGCGGGATCCTGTGGTCGTGACTGCTGCGGTTCCGCGCTTTCTTGCGCCTGGGGATCAGAGCCGCGCCCGGATCGAGATCGTTCATGCCGATGGTCCTGCCGGGGAAATGGCGCTTGCGGCGCGCTCTGTCGGTACGGGGATCAGCCTTGGCAGCCTGCCGACCTCGGTCATTTTGGCTGAGCAGGGCAAAGCGGTGCTGGAGCTTCCGGTGACGGCCCTTGGCGCGGGTGACCCCGAGATTGAACTCACACTGACGACGCCTGCAGGGCTGCCTTTGACCCAGCGGCTGCGCCTGCCGGTCCGAGCGAATGATCCTGCTGTCGCACAAACGCGGCGCTTCCGTCTTGCAGCGGGCGACAGCTTCCAGTTCAGCGAAGATGTCTTTGCTGGCCTCAGACCGGGCACCGCGCGGGCGGTGCTTTCTTCCGGACCTTTGGCAAGGTTGGATGTGCCCGGCCTTCTGGCACAGTTGGATCGTTACCCCTATGGCTGCACTGAGCAGGTGACCTCGACGGCGATGCCGCTTTTGTACCTGTCTTCGGTCGCTGAAGCCGCAGGGCTGGGAAATGGCCCGGCTGTGAATGCGCGCATTGATGCCGCCATTCGCAAGGTCTTGACACGGCAGGCAAGCAATGGGGCCTTTGGTCTTTGGCGGGCAGAAAGTGGGGATTTCTGGCTCGATGCCTATGCCAGCGATTTCCTGTCTCGCGCCCGCGCGCAAGGACACGACGTCCCGGACCAGGCCTTTGCTCAGGCCATGGACAACCTGCGAAACCGTATCAACTACGCCCCCGATTTCGATGAGGGCGGAGAAGACATCGCCTATGCGTTGCTGGTTCTGGCGCGCGAAGGGGCCGCCGCAATGGGCGATCTGCGCTATTATGCGGATGTGAAATCAGGCGATTTTGCCACCCCGCTGGCAGCTGCGCAGCTGGGGGCCGCCCTTGCAGCCTATGGCGATCAGCGGCGTGCAGATCGGATGTTTGCCCGTGCAGCGCAAATGCTTGGCCGTAGCGGGACCGAGGCTCCGGTCTGGCGGGCCGACTATGGGACCAACCGCCGGGATGCGGCGGCAGTTCTCGCCTTGGCCAGCGAAGCGGGTAGCGCCGCCGTGAGCCGCGACTACTTGCTGGCGCGGATGACCGAGGACGGTTCGACCATGTCCACGCAAGAGGCCGCCTGGACCCTGTTGGCAGCTCAGGCTCTGGTCTCAACCCCAGAGCACAGCGGTCTTTTGGTCAACGGACAAACTGTCAGCGGTCCGTTTGTTGAAGTGTTGGAGGGCGGCAGCGGTGCAGATCCCAAGTCCATCGCGGCAGCCTCTGGCCGTGATGTGGAGATCACTTTGACCACCATGGGTGTGCCCGAGGTTGCGCCGGACGCGGCGGGCTATGGCTACACGCTGACCCGCTCTTACTACACGATGGATGGCGCACCGATCGAGACGCTTAGCTTTGAGACCGGAGCGCGTTTTGTCACGGTGCTGACTGTAACTCCGCATGAGGGTACCGGAGCCCGATTGATGGTGAATGACCCGCTGTCGGCTGGGGTGGAGATCGACAACCCGAACCTGCTGCGCTCAGGCGATCTGCGGGATCTTGACTGGCTGAACCTCAGTGAGGCCACTCATGCCGAGTTCCGCTCGGACCGTTTCCTTGCGGCGGTTGATATAGGGGGCAGTAGCACTGTGACGCTGGCCTATGTCGCCCGCGCGGTGACACCGGGCAGCTTCCATCACCCTGCCGCCTCGGTCGAGGATATGTACCGACCTGCCTATCGCGCCCATACCGCAGCAGGCCGGGTCGAGGTTCGATGA
- the pbpC gene encoding penicillin-binding protein 1C: protein MKRVGRGVSVPFVWSVSFRWLGLACALALGLGLGWRQFDVWVERTELLPTLTETSTEVLDRNGQILRVYPVEDGIWRMGLSLDQVDPRFLEMLIAYEDRRFWSHSGVDVLALARAAGQALRHGRVVSGGSTLTMQLARLLEDGPTGRWSGKLRQIRLALALERRLSKTEILALYLTHAPYGGNVEGVRAAAYVWFGKEPRRLTPAEAALLVALPQAPEGRRPDRAPEAAKAARAQVLKRMVASGVLSLEDGSSASRASLPKVMAGMPRLAPHLADRLRLEMPGVRRLSLTVDAELQTRMERLMQAAAQRAGDRLSAAMIVADHQSGEILASVGSPGYANQGRQGFVDMTQALRSPGSTLKPLVYGLAFDQGLVHPETLIHDGPVDFEGYAPQNFDGVFRGDLRVREALQLSLNIPVVKLTRELGPPQVMAGLRRGGASPHLPGGAPGLAISLGGVGLSLQDLVQLYAGLAAGGQGAELRVLGSTAKVERPRMISDVAAWHLGDILRDLTPPPGGRAGSLAYKTGTSYGHRDAWAVGWDGRHVIGIWMGRADGTPVPGAFGGDLAAPVLFEAFGLLKPDFEALPPPPAATLILSAAELPPPLRRFRARDAVFEPAGDAPQLLFPPDGARLALEGQSLPLKLRGGQAPFVVLADGRPVLKGVQSRELEIPSPGLGFSDLVVVDAAGRSARVAIQIE, encoded by the coding sequence ATGAAACGAGTGGGGCGGGGGGTGTCCGTGCCTTTCGTCTGGTCAGTCAGTTTCCGATGGCTTGGGCTGGCCTGTGCATTGGCTCTCGGCCTTGGGCTTGGCTGGCGTCAGTTCGACGTCTGGGTTGAGCGCACCGAGCTGCTCCCGACACTGACTGAAACCTCGACCGAAGTTCTTGATCGCAATGGGCAGATCTTGCGCGTTTATCCGGTGGAGGATGGCATCTGGCGCATGGGGCTCAGTCTCGATCAGGTGGACCCGCGCTTCCTCGAGATGCTGATCGCCTATGAAGATCGCCGCTTTTGGTCCCACTCTGGGGTAGATGTGCTGGCGCTGGCACGGGCAGCGGGGCAGGCGCTGCGTCATGGACGGGTGGTGTCCGGCGGCTCCACGCTGACCATGCAACTTGCGCGCCTTTTGGAGGATGGTCCCACGGGGCGCTGGTCCGGAAAGCTGCGTCAGATCCGGCTGGCGCTGGCCTTGGAACGGCGTCTCAGCAAAACCGAGATCCTGGCGCTCTACCTCACTCATGCGCCATATGGGGGCAATGTCGAAGGAGTGCGCGCGGCGGCCTATGTCTGGTTCGGAAAGGAGCCGCGCCGCCTGACACCGGCGGAGGCCGCTCTGCTGGTCGCGTTGCCACAGGCACCTGAAGGTCGCAGGCCCGACCGCGCGCCAGAGGCGGCCAAGGCGGCACGTGCTCAGGTCCTGAAGCGGATGGTTGCAAGTGGCGTCCTGAGTCTTGAGGACGGCTCAAGCGCCAGCAGGGCATCCTTACCAAAGGTCATGGCCGGAATGCCCAGGCTAGCGCCGCATCTGGCCGATCGCCTGCGCCTTGAAATGCCCGGTGTGCGGCGTTTGTCATTGACCGTTGATGCAGAGCTTCAGACCCGGATGGAGCGGTTGATGCAAGCAGCCGCGCAACGCGCTGGGGATCGGCTTTCGGCCGCGATGATCGTGGCCGACCACCAAAGCGGCGAGATTCTCGCCTCTGTCGGCTCACCCGGTTATGCCAATCAGGGACGGCAAGGGTTTGTGGATATGACCCAGGCGCTGCGGTCTCCCGGCTCAACCCTTAAACCTCTGGTCTATGGGCTGGCTTTTGATCAGGGGCTGGTGCATCCGGAGACACTGATCCACGACGGCCCGGTCGATTTCGAAGGCTATGCGCCGCAGAATTTCGATGGTGTATTCCGCGGAGATCTACGGGTGCGCGAGGCACTGCAGTTGTCGCTGAACATACCGGTGGTGAAGTTAACCCGAGAATTGGGCCCGCCGCAGGTCATGGCCGGGTTGCGTCGGGGAGGAGCCTCTCCTCACCTGCCGGGTGGCGCGCCCGGTCTTGCCATTTCACTGGGGGGAGTGGGCCTTTCCCTTCAGGATCTGGTGCAACTTTATGCGGGTTTGGCTGCAGGCGGACAGGGCGCTGAGCTACGCGTTCTGGGCAGCACGGCTAAAGTCGAACGCCCCCGGATGATTTCGGATGTGGCAGCCTGGCATCTGGGTGACATCCTGCGCGATCTTACTCCGCCACCGGGTGGGCGGGCGGGTAGTCTCGCCTATAAGACTGGTACATCATACGGACACAGGGATGCCTGGGCGGTCGGCTGGGACGGGCGCCATGTGATCGGTATCTGGATGGGGCGGGCGGATGGCACTCCGGTACCGGGCGCCTTTGGGGGCGATTTGGCTGCTCCTGTTCTGTTCGAAGCCTTCGGCCTGTTGAAACCCGATTTTGAGGCCCTGCCGCCGCCGCCCGCAGCCACCCTGATCCTGTCTGCTGCCGAGCTGCCACCCCCGCTGCGCCGTTTCCGGGCGCGGGATGCCGTGTTTGAACCAGCAGGAGATGCGCCTCAACTTCTGTTCCCACCTGATGGAGCACGGCTCGCGCTGGAGGGCCAAAGCTTGCCACTCAAGCTGCGCGGCGGGCAGGCGCCCTTTGTCGTGCTGGCCGATGGAAGGCCGGTTCTGAAGGGTGTTCAGTCCCGTGAGCTTGAAATCCCGAGCCCTGGTCTGGGGTTTTCCGATCTGGTGGTGGTCGATGCGGCCGGGCGCTCGGCACGTGTGGCGATCCAGATAGAGTGA
- a CDS encoding response regulator has product MNLAEKLAEERRARLAAERLLELKQAELTAANRKLGRHALALTRQIGETQAEVAKTRDENAKVKSDLSMANEKIERAERRLWHSIQAFQDGFAFFDSDSRLIGANTAYLNIFDGLEEINPGVSYVRILQILTDEGLVNTGDMHPSDWRGMMTDRWMSLKPEPIVIQMWDDRFLRLIDQRGQGGDVVSLALDITSSVRYEEELRAARERAESANRAKSAFLANMSHEIRTPMNGVIGMAELLSDTELSEEQRLYANTIKNSGEALLVIINDVLDYSKIEADKLALHPEPFDLERSIHEVVMLLQPTARDKGIALLVDYDIFLPTRFVADPGRIRQVLTNLVGNAVKFTKEGHVTVRITGVAEPDGNRCSVHVTIEDTGIGIPPEKLEHIFGEFNQVEDERNRKFEGTGLGLAISKRLIDMMGGEIWVESEEGQGSCFGFRLPMPTPQGAMVDIPEVPRGLKKVLLVDDIPLNCEIMQRHLMLRGVDVTTAQTIAGAMDAMTPDIDLIICEHGLPGGGGVQLARRLHEGDWPDVPFLLLSSNPHTVQDADVEELKFEILQKPTPRDELFEKLAEIGTRLPGSKTPDPQAQAVEDPHEMTLEEAYAADNAKAASPQPEPAPAVPEEPVPGAPRLMRVLAAEDNKTNQLVFRKMVKNINIELEFANNGVEAVAAYESFKPDLIFMDISMPVMDGKQATSEIRRIEEGTGRHVPIIALTAHAMTGDSDGILAAGLDHYLTKPLRKALILERIEEYVPDGAQPIDMSPAA; this is encoded by the coding sequence ATGAACCTTGCCGAAAAACTCGCTGAGGAACGCCGGGCGCGCCTGGCGGCAGAGCGGCTGCTTGAATTGAAGCAGGCCGAGCTGACCGCTGCGAACCGCAAACTCGGCCGCCATGCTCTGGCCCTGACCCGACAGATCGGGGAAACCCAGGCCGAGGTGGCCAAAACACGCGACGAGAACGCGAAGGTCAAATCAGACCTCAGCATGGCCAACGAAAAGATCGAACGTGCGGAACGGCGTTTGTGGCATTCGATCCAGGCCTTTCAGGACGGTTTTGCCTTTTTCGACAGTGACAGCCGGTTGATTGGCGCGAACACAGCCTACCTCAACATTTTTGACGGGCTCGAAGAGATCAACCCCGGTGTATCCTACGTTCGAATCCTGCAAATCCTGACGGACGAAGGCTTGGTCAATACCGGCGACATGCACCCGTCCGACTGGCGCGGAATGATGACGGATCGCTGGATGTCCCTGAAACCTGAGCCCATCGTGATCCAAATGTGGGACGACCGCTTCCTGAGACTGATCGACCAACGGGGTCAGGGCGGGGATGTCGTGAGCCTCGCGCTCGATATCACCTCATCGGTACGCTACGAGGAAGAGCTGCGCGCCGCCCGCGAACGTGCCGAAAGCGCCAACCGAGCCAAATCCGCCTTCCTGGCCAATATGTCTCATGAAATCCGCACCCCCATGAACGGTGTGATCGGCATGGCGGAACTTCTGAGCGATACCGAGCTCTCTGAGGAACAGCGCCTCTACGCCAATACGATCAAGAACTCAGGCGAGGCCCTCCTCGTAATCATCAATGACGTTCTGGATTACTCCAAGATTGAAGCAGACAAGCTGGCACTGCATCCAGAACCGTTTGATCTTGAGCGCAGCATCCACGAAGTGGTCATGCTCCTTCAACCCACGGCGCGGGACAAAGGCATTGCGCTGCTCGTGGATTACGACATCTTCCTGCCGACCCGATTTGTTGCGGACCCGGGACGGATCAGGCAGGTGCTGACCAACCTTGTCGGCAATGCTGTGAAATTCACCAAGGAAGGTCATGTCACGGTCAGGATTACCGGGGTAGCTGAGCCCGACGGCAACCGCTGTTCGGTCCACGTGACCATCGAGGATACCGGCATCGGCATCCCGCCAGAAAAGCTCGAGCACATTTTTGGCGAGTTCAACCAGGTCGAAGACGAACGCAATCGCAAATTCGAAGGGACCGGACTGGGACTGGCGATTTCAAAGCGTCTAATTGATATGATGGGAGGTGAAATCTGGGTTGAAAGCGAAGAGGGACAGGGGTCCTGTTTCGGCTTCCGGCTGCCCATGCCCACCCCGCAGGGTGCAATGGTCGACATACCGGAAGTGCCCAGAGGCCTCAAAAAAGTTTTGCTAGTGGACGATATCCCGCTCAACTGCGAGATCATGCAGCGTCACTTGATGCTGCGCGGCGTCGACGTAACCACTGCACAAACCATTGCTGGCGCGATGGATGCAATGACGCCGGACATTGACCTTATCATCTGCGAACATGGCCTGCCCGGCGGTGGCGGGGTGCAGCTGGCGCGACGCCTCCATGAAGGTGATTGGCCGGACGTGCCTTTCCTTCTGCTCAGCTCGAACCCTCACACAGTCCAGGACGCCGATGTAGAAGAGCTTAAGTTCGAGATCCTCCAGAAGCCGACCCCTAGAGACGAACTCTTTGAGAAACTGGCAGAAATCGGTACGCGGCTGCCCGGTTCCAAGACACCGGACCCCCAAGCTCAGGCGGTCGAGGACCCGCATGAAATGACGCTTGAAGAAGCCTATGCGGCAGACAATGCCAAAGCGGCTTCACCTCAGCCGGAGCCTGCCCCCGCAGTTCCTGAGGAACCCGTACCTGGTGCGCCTCGTTTGATGCGGGTTCTGGCCGCTGAAGACAACAAGACCAACCAGCTGGTCTTCCGCAAGATGGTCAAGAACATCAACATAGAGCTGGAGTTTGCCAACAACGGTGTCGAAGCCGTAGCTGCCTACGAAAGCTTCAAACCTGATCTGATCTTCATGGATATCTCTATGCCAGTCATGGATGGGAAACAGGCCACATCGGAGATTCGCCGGATTGAAGAAGGCACCGGGCGTCACGTGCCTATCATTGCACTGACCGCCCATGCCATGACGGGCGATTCAGACGGCATTCTAGCGGCCGGTCTTGATCACTACCTCACAAAACCGCTGCGCAAGGCCCTTATCCTTGAACGGATCGAGGAATACGTGCCGGACGGCGCTCAACCGATCGACATGTCTCCGGCCGCCTGA